The sequence below is a genomic window from Lolium perenne isolate Kyuss_39 chromosome 4, Kyuss_2.0, whole genome shotgun sequence.
AAAATGCCCAGTTAgccacttgtaacatgtatactaGGGTTTGCTAAACTTATGCAGCAGGTTGCCTGATGCCAGTTGTAACATGTAGACTACGGTTTGCTAAATTTATGCAGCAGGTTGCCCGATACCAACAAACATGACAGCACCTATATGATGGCAGTCCATCTGTCCTTTTTTCATTCTCTGTTTATTTTTTTGAGCAGACACATCTTGACAATTTGGGACCAAAAATGACCGGTTGGCCAGTTGCAACCTGTAGACTATGTTTGGTAAACTTATGCAGCAGGTTGCCTGATACCAACAAAAGTGGCAGCACCTATATGGCAATCCATCATGAAAGGATAAGTTGTGGTATAAACTATAAACACCAACAGGTAATCAGCTAACTGATCTGAGTACCAGTACCTTGACAAGCTTACTCCCTAGTCCCTACTTTTCCCTAGGTCACCCATACCACATCCCTGGTAGCAGAGCGGCAAGAGTCCTACCATCAGAATCAGCTCAATAGAAGATCAAAACCTGAACAGTCTTCATAATATATAATggtataatatatatatatgctGTTAATGGCAACCATGGCTGGAAGAACCATAGAATCAGCTTCTCTTCAGTCAGTGCAAGGAGTTAGGAGCACAAGAAGTTACTTTCGTGAGCGACTGTTGCAATTTAGAGGTGACGAATAAAAACAAAGGACCAGACTAAACTTTGAACCAAACCAATAGAAAATATCGAGGCATGCTAATTAGACAGCTCATTATGTTTTATGGATTGCCTATACGTATCATTCCTATGAAGCTGATTCAGTTGGACTAATGTAGCATTTTTTTTGGCAATAATACAGATAATCTAGTCTGGTAGTAGCTTAGGTAAGGTATGCAGATCAAGTCACTGATTCTGGAGAATAACTGTACTCCATCTTGGATCTCTTGGTATTGCCAAGTCCATATCATGCTTTTAAGTTACAGCATTCCCTCTTCAACGGTGCTTCGGAATGCCCATTCCACAGATATATTATCCCACAATCATATCAGTTAAAAATTCTGTGCAACCCAATTCAGCGCTGTTGGTTAATTGAGATTCTCGTTTCAGTTCTCTAGTATAAACGCCAAATTATGATAGCAAACTGAATGAACAGCATTGTGCATCTATGAGGCAAATTAATTTACCATGGAGTTGTATTGATCCTACAGGCAGACATGATATGTGATTGCACTACAGAGCAAAACAGTCATGTTTAAAGTATACCATAAGTTACGCAATTGGAAGACAGCAAACCCTTTTATTACCCCAACAATTAACACACACAGCAAGACATTCCAATTGATTTTGGTGAAATAAATCTTGAGCAGCATCAGCAGTTGTTCCCAACCAAATGCACGAGCATAAATATTTCACCCGTACCACCAACAATCCAACATCCAGATTCCAGGTGCCACTCTTTTCATTTATCGATATACAGTGTTTCGCCTCAATTTTGAGCTTTATCCTATTGTCAACTGTGTTGTATACCTCGAGGTTTTCAGCAAGAGTTCCAGTTCTTGTGCGTGCTGATGAGCGCCGACAGCAATCCGGCGGACGCCGTGAGCGTGGAACTACCGAGCAGCCCCTTCCCGTCGGTGACGTCCCCTAGCGCCATGAAGGCGTCCGCCACGTCTTGCACAACGGACAGCCGCTTCAGCAGCAGCTTCCCCTGAAGCGTCCGCAgcgcctcgtcctcctcctccccgcGAACCTCCTTGTTGAGCCGCAATGTCTTGATGGAAGACTCCATCTTGGCCATTTCTTTCAGTTTAATGGTGATGGAGCCGACGTAGCCGAGCAGCTCGGCCCAGGCGCTGAGGCGCTGGAGGCGCGGGAGGAGGTGCGCGGGCAGGAGGCCGGCCTTGGCGAGCCAGACGAACTGCTCGAGGAAGTAGTAGACGCCCTCGCCGCCGTAGGCGAGGAGCACGAggggcggagcggcggcggcggcgcggaaggCGTTGACGTCCTGCACGAACTTGCCGAGCCGGAAGGCCTTGCGGCTGAGCCCGACGCTGGACTCGAAGGACTTGAGCCGCGCGGAGGCGGCGGGGGGTAGCGGAGGCCCCGCGGCGAGCGCGAGGCGCGCGGCGTAGCGCGAGATCTTGAGCAGCTTGTCGACGCCGTCGCGGCGGGCCAGGTAGGCCTCCAGGTGGGCCAGGAAGTCCCGCGGAggcgcgcgcgcggcggcggcggccttgcGGGTCCGAGGGTCGGAGACGGAGGCCATGGCGGGGCGGGCGCCGGGGCCGGAGCAACGGCTGTCGATCGGGTCGTGCGTACCGGTGGTTGCGTGAATGATGCGGGCAAGCTGCCTGTCGTGCAGAGTCGTCGTAGGATTTCGTTTGGTTTCGGTTCGAGTCGACGACGGACAgggcaaggaggaggaggaggaggaatgatTGGACTGGCGACGGGGCCCATGTGCAGGTGTGAGAACTCGACTGGGcacggcgatttacacaaaaataactcaaaagtgaaagaaaatcaCAGActcaccctccggcgaaactatttcaccaatctaaccttTTTGTAtggcgcccctcccacgggcgccacacatgcccatgtggcgcccctcctgccggcgccactgtcccagccgacttggccccctcgccgctgagctggtgcgcccatccgacgtggcagcatgtgtggcgcccctcccaacggcgccacacatgccaacttatatcatgttttcggtcgaaaacatccaggggctccggaacgtctaggacttagccgttttgcgaggctcgatgtgtggcgccgatgccacgggcgccacacatctacttaagtgtggcgcccgcgcccgcgcccagcCCGACCCTCTCTTTCTCTTCTTTCTCTCCTTTCTTTCtctgctccaaccgccgccgccgcccgcctccccttcggcccccccaccaaatcgaccaaggaatcgtcagatctatccggccaactccttcctcctccattcctcaaggtattccccttcgattccctccgattcatccactattgttggtggatttggtagatttgggtatgaaccctagacatggaaattCATGTTGGTGGATTTAGATATGAACCATTGATATGTTAGTGCATTTGGCTCTGAACCTAGCAAGATTTGgatatgttggtggatttggatatgaaccctagatttgttggaaccctagatatgaaattttacatgtatgtgttgaaatggctatgtatgtgttgaaatgggtatgtaagtgttgaatgtgtatgtgtaggaaccctagatatgttagtggatttggatatgaaccctagatttggatatgttggtggatttggatatgaaccctagatttgttggaaccctagatataaaatggctatgtatgtgttcaaattctatgtatgtatgtcttgaaatgtctaatatttgcttagcaaatgcattcaaatgtgttacatatgcctagtattcttgatggaataactcatatttgttaggaatgcctagatatgaatgtatgtgtgatggcttatttggatatattctcatgtatgtgttgctcatatttggtatgaatggctcataatatgttgtatttgtgtaaacatgtaggatggtgtggctcctggatgaagagtacgacagggaacaccgggctgttcatatgacggagaggacaacggatcttcaccctttgaagattcgttaccatggcacagtggatataccgtatgacgagaggtacacggagttcatccagcctaccggtcttatgccgttcatatcccttgtaagccgtggggggccgaacatgaacccctcggcaatcaccgcccttgtcgaccggtggaggccggagactcacaccttccacttgagggccggcgagatggcccctactctccaggatgtttccatgatccttggactacctattcagggcgagccactgtgtatgaacacagcttctgatgggtggcgccagcagatggaggtgcttattggcagggctcctccgccgccagcagatccaaagaagagagctcccgccggcgcgtctttctcttggatcaggactaactttgcagaatgcccggaagaggccgacgaggacactcggaggacgtacgcccatgtgtacttatggtatatgatttcgaggactctctttcctgacagtggggggaagctggcccattggtgttggctgaaggcgcacggtgttggataaccggtggagttggggaacaacgggacttgcctacctctaccggcaggtgatgatttgctctatgtactattttcctatagtagtgtgctagacaaagtactaaccaaatgtcttatgtgcgcagttggacgaagcttgtcgcaggactgggagcggcggtattggtggatgcatgctcctactttccgtatggagctgggaccacctatcagttgggcgtcccagggtactcaacgagaggccatggcctcatcacccgaacaaccctgatcgggagcccacttgggcatacctttgggacaatgtctcggagatgacgagcgatccaatggtcatgtacaggcagtacactgcggagttggacactcttaccgctgagcaggtaaccgatcactcttttgcaatcctagttttcattgattctactggcatgttctaaattctgagatatttgtatgctgcaggtggaatgggagccatatggtagctactaccatattggctcggggatggctgacctcaaccacaagtgcacggaggaggcgcggttctggcgtatgcgctgcccactcatatgcatgtggcttgttgaacaacaccagccgcaaagagtgatgagacagtttgggctgtatcaggagtgcccacctcactggcaagacacggacaaggcgcttcataggtaaacttctggaatcatgcgatggaagattcttcatagaagaggtacaaactaacttgttgattcttgcaggcttgatagacagcggcagaggaagatcacaaattggccagttcatcatagcggccacgtcgcagcgttcctacactgtttggaagcgacacggaatgctggccctgagcagattgtgcctcacgacttcgccgctttcaacaactacctcgagtggttccatgagaacacgcgtatcgagttagttaagcacgcgtatcctgaggagatcttggacgatcccatccagttcgatgaggttgggcaaagccagcacgacacctttgctcgcagagggagatcgacttctattgcttccgagctaaacttcgtggtaatggattctctcactaactagtacatcatctacattgccatttgctcgcttcaattgtgtaatgctatgtttgtcacagcgggaggagatccaaaaaacagctgaGGAGTGCGAGGTTATGTGGGAGCAGAGCGGCAGAGATGATAAGCCTGTCGGACCGTTGcggtatttcattaaggtatgatcaccaactttttttttgaaaggagTTCGTgtacaacatcagcaacaagaacgCACACGCACGAACAGAGGAAGGAAACACACACCACACGGCGAGATCGGAGCCACCACGCCGCACACCTCCTTCGAGCTCCAGCAGCAAGCCACCGGAGAGGAAGAAGGCGAGCTTACCTCGCACCGAAGACGACGGCCCGACCAACCTTGTTGAAAAGCTGCATGATCCAACCGACGCAGGCGCCGGCATCTGAACGGTGAACGACCATCAGCTCGAAGCCGCCGCCAGCACCACCCTTCTTCCACAACGCCATCCGAGCCCGCCGTCGAGGAGGAGCTACCCGCCTGCAACTCCCACAGATCTTGAGCAAAAGCACCGCCTAGCACCGAGGTGAAGGCCGAAGAACCCCACGAGCAAGAGCCAGCTCCGCCGTCACGAACGCCGGCTCGGGGGGAGGCACGCCGCGGCTCCAAGAAGCGGCGGACGCGCCGAGGACGACGGATCTGCATCGAGCCTCCACCGGAGCACCTCGAGCAGAGGAGAGAACCGCCGACACCAAAAGCCTCTCCGGCAACGCCACCACCTccacagcgccgccggcaagcaccccACGCACACCTAACTATGTACACGCCGGGATCCATCGATtccccaccctcccgccgccggagcggccgcgGAGGGCGAGGAATCAGCCGGATCGCCGGCGGCGAGCTGGGAAGCACGGAGAACGCCCAAAAATCGCCCTTTATCACTGTAGACGGGGATAAGGGAGGAGGTTCCGGTGTTTTGCTACTTCtgtatgatcaccaactttgaatgtacgctactatgatgtggtggctttgtaaccatgaacggcatgacgcagaacactgcacgaaagatgcggcagttagccagcttgctaggttgccgggaaggcgaaatcgctacatcttcctcttcagaagagcgggaggtatggactattttgttgctgtcaaacatgttcttactcaacttttgtaatctcatgtgttcatgtctgtgaagattcctgaggacgagctaattctgagtcaaggcatacttccaaagcatacctccaagcaagcctcacggtcagcttaccagttgaagccaaggggcaagggtccaaaccggtacactccgtaagattatgtcaaccgaggaaagaaggttgtcactgaggaggatgaggggccgccgcggagatcagctttgtcgaggatgaggaacgacgagccgttctcttcagaggaggaggagcaggaggagcaggaggagcgaCGGGAAGCAAGCGGAGCAAGGCAGAACAacagccacggcagcggacgaagaggatggccgtccggaagcagcccgcgaggacggcacgtcgaggacgatactaggatgtgctacgtgttgttctgaactctatcttcataagtatcgatttgtgaaccctatgtcatttcgaaccatggtctgtaatgctacttgttgtttgaatctacgtgctacaatgtgacctatgaagtgttatatgtgtatgtcatgaaattgctatttgttgtgtccaatgttgtacTAAAAACTGTTGGAGTATGGTAGGATatttcatggttttaacacaagtcaatgtgtggcgccctgcaCACTGGCGCCACACTGTAGTGTGTGGCGCCCgttgcatcggcgccacacatgccaacttatataaacttctgggtcgaaaacatccaggggctccggacgataagtccttagccgttttcgcgagcctctatgtgtggcgcccgaggcatcggcgccacacgtgcTAATTAGGCGCACGTGGCGTCGGCGACACACATgtagcctcgcaaaacggctaagtcccagacgaattgtctcacagtatgttttgggcaattacaagtgcatgtgtggcgccgttgggaggggcgccacacatgctgccacgtcggatgggcgcaccagctcagcggcgagggggccacgtcggctgggacagtggcgccggcaggaggggcgccatATGGGCATGCACACAAAaaggttagattggtgaaatagtttcaccGGAGGATCATTCTATGCTTTTCTTTTACGTttaggttatttttgtgcaaatcgccactGGGCACTACCCCGTCCCCGTTGCCGTTGGCCAAAGAATGCCGGTGTGGGTACACCAAACGCACGCGGGAAACGTGCGCCGGAGTACGCGCTCGGGAGCACGAATTCTGCGTTCCATATTTTTAGCATTTTTTCTAGTTTCTGCTTTCGTGGGCTTATGCAGGTTGTCGGCTTGCAACCCAAGTTTGCAGAATGCGGGGTCAATGCAAATTTGATGTTGAGGATACATAGTGGATGAAAATAGCCCAATACATGTGCAAGTCTGATAGCCCGTGATTATTTGGGTCCATGACCATTTGGGCCCATGACCTTGATTGGCTGAAGTTCCCCCGCCCCCCTTGTCCTATTTGGGCCGATGGTTTCACCCCAGTTGCTACCCTCAGGTTCGTTTGCGCCCAACATTTCTCTGATGAAGGAGGAAGCATGTCAGTTTCTTAAAAAAAACAGCATGCCATAGCGGCAGCGCAAAATCATGTCAAAATACTTGCTGATCATAAAGCCTGGATTCAGAGCTCGATGTGAGCTGGAGCTCATTCTGTCTAGGCCTTGCCACCATCTGCAATGATGGCCTCGTCCACTGATTCCTTGATTAAGCTCTCGATCCTCTGATTAGGTAGGCTGCCATGGTCATGTCTATATTTGCATTAGGCTTTGTTTAACCTAGCTAGCAATGCTTGATCATAACCTATCAGCAGAGCCTTCATCAGTAACCTATCCAAAAGAACGCTTTCCACCTGCGTTTTCATTCCATTTCCTATACTTTAGGGATATACATATACTCTATCAGCATTCCGCAGACCAAGAAAAGGGCGGCAAACGCAGCTCCCGCAATGATTCCGCTCGACTACTTATCTATTGATCAAAGATGCCCTTGGCACTAATATTACAGCACTGCCGCGTGATCATTAGCGATTTCTTTACATGAATGAAACGGAAAAAAATTCTGTAAACAAATGATAAAAGGCGAAGCTTTGGAAGTCAATCATTTGCGCTTTCTGAGTACATGAACTGCGCTAGATTTTTAGTCGCTTCCATCACATGCGGCTGCCTGCAAGCCCAGACGCTTACTCCTTAACTAAATCGGCATACACCCCAAAGGTCTCTACATAGGCATCGTCGGTAGTGGTGTTCTTGATCTACTGGTGAACGGGTGGGATCGATCGCACAATGACAAAGTTCTGCATGCAAAGCAAGATCGCAATGTCGGCAAAACCATTTGGTACCGTCTGTCGCTGTTTATATACAATGTAAATATCTATGCGTCTGACACGTACGCAGGTACTGATTAGCTGATACGATTTCCCTGAATTAGCAGCAACATCGATCGATGTTTCTTGGTGGCAGACTGACAACTAACACATCGCGGCATGCGTCTATTGAGCCACTTTTGCTGTGCAGCTGAGTTGTTGTCCGGCTTTGCATTTGGATAATCACATGCCTAGCTAGCTGAGCTGCCAccgtcgcctcctcctcctcctttacGGTGCCAGGCATGATTTCCCCCAAAGCTCTAGGCCTACCTGGCTGGCCATCTTGATTGCAGTGGAGAAATGTTCCATGGGTCAGCCTCTCCTCGCCGGAGCGGAGCGAAAGCAGCGAAAGATATTGGCATATGTTTCTTTTGCGTGTTACTTGAGCCCAGTGTCATGTGCCTCTCTCATCAGAGGCGGCCAGCCCAGCTCCACCGCACAGCAAAAGGTGGCGAGCCAGCTCTGGACCATCTcttcttcccttttcatttcgcTTTCCCATTTTTTACCTTTCTTTTGGAAAATGGAAATAATTGATTTGTTAATTCTGATCAAACTGACAAACTGATTAGAAGTGTTCACTCTCCATGCATACAGTTTTCCTGAAAGACCAATAAGCAGCGAGATTGGATATGATACACCGATCGATTGTGTTCATCATACggagatatatgtatgtgcaccgATATTGGAGCAGAAGAATCCACTAATGCTCAGGACCAtgcctttacttggcacaaacagATCACATCATTCGATTTTGCTCCCCAAGTTGCCCTACGGGAAAGAGGGTAGAGTTCTCAAAGTAGTAGCTAGCGAGTGCATGAACAGTGGACATTTCTATTCTGAACTGTTGGTAAGCAAACATGGGCCATTATACATATTCAGATAAAGCAGAGATTATGATTGGATTTTCTTGAGTACAGGCAGGCAGGCCAAGCTCTACTCTAGTCTCCTCCCCGACACTGGATTGCAACTAGGCACTCTAAAGGATCGTAGGCTTTGGACGCCTCCGGTGTAGCATTTGTCTGCTTTGTTTTCTCGTGTTACAGGGGGAAAGAACTCTGAAGTCCAGAGAGATGTCATGGTAGATTCAGAAGTCGCGTCTCATCAGGAAGCGTGTTGTGGAGTAAAGCGTTTTGTTCGTCGGCCTGTAGCTTGTTTCTTTTCTAATACTACATCCTTTTCTGTTTGATGTGAGAGCTGCCAGTCATATTACTTTCAAGAAAACACCTGCGACTGATTCAATCTGTGCCAGACAAAGTCGCCCAGGTGTAAGGAACACGACGCATGTGTTATATGTGACATGTGTCATGTCGAGCATTTCTCGGTTTCACAAATCGATCAGGCTGTTTTCGATAATGGGCAGCTGATTTCGATGGCAAGCAAGACACACATAGATGGCATGATCACATGGATGGAACTGCCGATCGATCGGTCCTGACGTAACAACAAACTTCCCAATAGTTTTCTTTGGAGAGAGATCACTTCCTCGCCAAGCTTTGATATGCACATCACCGCCGAGCTTTAGTAGGAAATGGAGAATTTGGAAGGGGAATGGCTTTGCTTCCACTTAACTGTATGGTGGTGGTTGTTGCTTACTTTCTTGCCTGCACAACGCTTATTAGCACTTGAACCACCACAGGGAGACCGACCGACGCTACCACACAAAGCTTCCCTCCGATGCAAGAGACGGCAGGGATGCAACGGCCGGGAGGTACGTGTTGTGCTCGGAGATCAGTACCTGACCAAATGCCGAAACGATCATCATGTTCCAGGCCGTCGTACCAACCGAAGCTATAAGCAAGCTTGCTAACTAAAAGAAATTAAACTATCAAGTATTATCAGTGCCTGTGCGGCCTAAACAGAACAGAAGAAATCCATCACGGACCACCTAGGTGCTGAAATTTCATTCGAGCAAGAGGGAAATTATAGGACGCAGAAAGTAACATTCGATTCGGCCGTATGTAACTTTAGTTGTTGAGCGTCGCGTTCCTCAGCTATAGTCTGCAGATGCAGATGTATATTCTAGGGTATCATTCATCACTATCAAGATTAAAAGGTTTTCCTAGATATTGTTCTGCGAATTAATACTACCGATCCTATTGCTTACTCCTAAATGCTCCGTGCAACATTTGCAGTACAGTCTAAGCAAAGTTACTAGTGAACGTTAGAGGAGGTCAGCTGAATAGATTGCTTCCGATACTTTTTTTTACAAAGACAGTAAAGGCACAAACGCTCACAAACTAGTGTAGGACTTTGAACCTGAGTCGGCTGGTTCACCACAAGAAGCTTGAACTGAGAAGCTCAGTTGGCACTTCCAATACATTCTTGAAGAACAATGGTCCAACTTATTGATAaaataatggaacaaagaaatttatAGCATCTCTAACCCATCTCTTATAATCGGTTAGAATGGTAAAATTTTGGTTTTACTCCTCTAACCGGTACCTAGCCGATTCCTTATATTGGTTGGTAGAGTAAAAATTATACTCGATCACACCTAGCTCTCCTATATTTACTCGACCAAGCGGTGGTCAAGTATAATTTTGGCTCTCCCACCCCGTTGGCGTTCTCCCCCCTCTACCCTGCTACACGGCCGCAACGCCTCCACCGACACTCCGCACCATCCGCTGCCATCCCACCTCACTCGGAGTTGTTGGCCGTTGCCGGAATCAACCGGTAGGTCTGGCGCCACCGCCACGCCGATTTCTACGATTTGGTACAAACCGGAGCCACAAAGACCTTGGTTTGGTCCAAAACGGAGCTTGCCATAGGACGAAGATGTCATAATTCGGCCGCAGCAGAGCAAGCGTCACCGGAATCGAGAAGAAAATTGGTGAAATGTCGTTCGTTGTATTTGGCCGCGGCGAGCTTTGTGTGCGGCCGACGATGAAGGTTGGAGTGGGATCTTCGTCCATTGAACCATGCCGGTAGGTTTGCTACCCCGTTGGCCAACACGCAGCTTCGGTGCTAGATCTACACCGCCCGTACGATAATCTCACCTCATGCATCCTCCCGCCAAGTGTTCGACCATTTGCATAGGtgagtttttttttcttcttcttgtttttggttatgtaattcaaaataaatctagATAATCGGGTAATATTGATAAAGAGTCAAGGGAGTTCATCTTCTATGACTCTTCATCAGAGGAGGAAGGCGATGATCACTTTGAGATGGCAGTGTCTGTGATCTTGAACAATGAGATTCATCGGCCGAGAGTAGGATCACAATTTAGACGTTTGTTCATCAACTGAGATAGGGCGGAGGGCTGACGGCCTGCAAGAACACATGATCTTCATACCATAAATTCGTGGAAGTATTCTCCTAGGTAGTTTTTATATCGAATCCAATGAGGAGCAAGAAGGTAAATGTTATTGTTGGCGTTTCAGTTGCACCCAAGGGGTCACGATGTACCCAGTGAATTAACTGGAAGTGTGAAGATGGAAATGTCGAGTAGGAAGTAATTGAGAGTAAATAATAATGAAGACAAAGTAATTGATTGTGTTTGGAGTTTACTGCATATGAGAGATTAGGCGTTGAGAGGTATAGTTCATGATGATAGTGAGTGTGCCAAATAGATGGATATATGAATGTAGTTGGGATGTGAAAGTGATTTTTGTATATTCGGATAAAAGTAGGAGAGCAATTCTTTATTCATCTATCTCCTTGATGCAGACACTATTGTCCAATTACCTATTGGTATCAACAATAGCTACTGTAGTTATTAAGGTCGTAAGACCGGACCAACACATTAAGGTTAGTGGTTCCTAGCTCGTTCTCCTCGAGTTGTTTTCACTTCTCATTGATATCTCCACTGCCACTAGGAGGTCGTGGAGTTGCTAGACAATAAGTGTTTATCTATGTAGATCTCTGGATCATGTTGTCTTAGCTCTTAATTAGGCAATAAGCATTATGCAAACCATAGACGATCAATCTCATAAGTAATAATAACAATAGCTTTCACAAATGAACGATAATAATGATAGACACATCACATCTCACCAATCCCCACATCTTCCACGCCAAGGGGGATTTACTCGCACATAGGAGGTGAATTTCACAAAGACATAATGATTATGaaaatggagttcttctcgatttTTGTATAAATCCACAAATAAGATCAAATCAGATACAAACTCAAGAGTTTCAAAAATAAATATAGTTTACAACCCTAGTTTTTTAAAATATGAATCTTTTTCTCTCCCTCTATGATGGTGGAGTGAAGGATCTTGAGGAGGAGGATCATGGAAAAGATCGAAGGATGAATTATTCTTCTCTGGATCTCTTCACCATTGTTTGTGGATGAACTGTGGCGGCTGTGAATGTTTTTCGCCCTTTTTCCTTCATAGAAGTTGTTACTTTTGAAGAGGCGAGGGAGGTGCCGTATGGTACGGTTGCATGGTGTGGTAGGGATGTTCGTACTATGTGTCTTTAAAGCATGGGCCGCCTTAGATCAATATCTCTCCAATTAAGGTTTTGCTTGATTTTCTCCAAATCTTCATTTATAACTTGATTTCCTTCCGAAAACTGCATATTTTCTGAAAGTAATAATAAAACACAATAAAAGGAAAAGTTTGTTGTTTTTGGCATTTTGCACTTAGTTAGAAAGTGAAAACCAACGGATCTGAATAAAAATCATATAGAATACCTCGGAAAACATGTCGTTTTTGGGAGTTATAAAGGGCCACATGAAGCTTATGTGAGATTACTTCAATCTAGTGCAACGTACGCGGAGAAATATTTTCGCTGGCGCTTTCAGATGCATAGGAGTTTCT
It includes:
- the LOC127295678 gene encoding peroxisomal membrane protein 11-3 encodes the protein MASVSDPRTRKAAAAARAPPRDFLAHLEAYLARRDGVDKLLKISRYAARLALAAGPPLPPAASARLKSFESSVGLSRKAFRLGKFVQDVNAFRAAAAAPPLVLLAYGGEGVYYFLEQFVWLAKAGLLPAHLLPRLQRLSAWAELLGYVGSITIKLKEMAKMESSIKTLRLNKEVRGEEEDEALRTLQGKLLLKRLSVVQDVADAFMALGDVTDGKGLLGSSTLTASAGLLSALISTHKNWNSC